In Chondrinema litorale, the DNA window AGTAAATCATTTAGCCTCTTGGTTTTTAAATCAATCCCATTCGTAGAAAATGCCAATGTGGAATTTAATGAAGTATTAGACCCAAAGAAAAACTTATGGTTTAATCCTGTCGCTCCCATATACTGGTTTACTTTCTGGTCTTCTTTATCCTGATAATACTCCCATTTCTCCGAATCGGTTTCTGGTTCTGCTCCTGATTTATCAGACAAGCCAATTCCCCAAATAGAAAATACACCTGCATTCTCAGTCGGGAATTTTAGCTTGAAAGCCAAGTCCTGATAGTTAGTGCCTTGCGCATCTTCTGGCAACACAGGTGCAATCAAACCTAAAGTAGAGTATCGATAGTTTACCACATAAGATGATCTTTTATTTTTGCTTAATGGACCTTCTGAAGACAGATCAATTCCGATAGCACCAACTTGAACACTATGCTCATGATCGGTATTATTCCCATTGCGCATTTGTATGTCGAAAACACCAGAAAGCGCATTGTTATATTCCGCAGGAAAAGCACCAGTTAAGAAATCTGAGTTAGCCAATAGGTTACTACTCAAGGCAGTAAGTCCACCACCACCAAAGGCAGCTAAATCTGCAAAATGGTTCGGATTAGGAATCTCTACACCTTCCATTTTCCACTGCAAAAACTTAGGTGCATTTCCCCTAATTACAATTGCATTGTTAGCAACATTACTAGCAACACCCGCAAAAGATGAAGCCAATCTAGCTGGATCGTCAAAACCTCCTGCATACCTGTTGGCTTCTTCCACACTTAACATTCTGGCACTTACCATCGCATTTGGGTTAATGGCAGATTCTTTCTGAATACGAGGAGTTACTTCTATTTCGTCAAGCATTTCTGCATTTTCAACTAGTTTAAATGTGAGTGAAAGCGCTTTGCCTTTCGTAACCAACACTTCTGGAATAATCACCGGCTCGTAGCCCATATATGAGGCTTGCAAATTGTATCTACCAACTGGCACATTGTTTATCACAAAATTTCCATCTTCGTCGGTAGTTGCACCGAGCATAGGTTCTGTTTGAAGAATAATGACTGTGGCAAATGGCAAAGGTGCCTGTGAAGTTTGATCGACAACTTGCCCCCTCACCTGTTGTGTAATTGTTTGAGCATAAGAATACCTTTGCAAGCCCACTAGGACTGCGATTAGTAACATAGATCGCAAAATCATGAAAGTTTATTTATTGATGATGTTACAAAGCTACAGGCATAGCTGATTGCCATCAATACTGATCGATCAGTATATTTTACTAGATAAGGCCTAATCTGCCTGCAAACTCAATGGCTTCTATAGAGGTATTGGCACTAAGCTTTTTCAAAATTTTTTGTCGGTGGGTATTTACTGTATGCACACTAATGGATAAATTGTCTGAAATCTCTTTACTCAAATAGCCCTCTTTTACCAAATTAAGAATTTCTGCTTCTCTTTCTGTCAATAGTTTTTTGGATAAATCAGTAGATTGGTTTTGCTCCGAGATTGTTTGGACCTCTCCTGTTTTAATATTGATTAACTGGCCCTTTACTTCATCAGAATTATTTTGATTAGGCGAAACATCTACCACACTAAGCGACAACCACATGTTTCCAAAATTATCCATCTCCAAAACCTGATGTTGCTCTATTATTCTGATGTATTTACCTTGGTGGTTTTGTATTCTGTATTCACTTTGATACTTAAACTTTTTCACCTCTTCTTCGGGTAAAGTAATGAAATACCGCAGCAAATCTGTACCTCGCTTTACAAGTATCAACAAATCGTCTGGATGCACTTTTGAATTGAAGTAGTCATTGCCCACTTCTTCAATCTGGTTCATGTCATAACCAAATATTTCTTCCAAATTGTATGAAGCATAAATGTGCTCTCTCTTGTTCATGTCAAACACTGTGAGTCCAGTGTTATTCACCTTAGCCATTTGATTTAGAAATGGAATTTGCTGCTCAAAAACAGTATAATCCAAACTTTCAATATCAAAAACCAGATTTTCTAACAGTTGATTATACTCTCTTAAAAGCTCATTTAATTTCTCCACAGGAACATCTTTAAGGCCAAAAATAATACTTCAACTCTCAGAAAGCTAAATGACTTCAGGGTTGATTACTGTTAAAAAAGTGATTCTTGTTTTCCTGTAATATGATACTCTCCATTGCGAGCAACAATACTAAAACCTTTATTCACATGTATCCATTGGATAAAATCAGACTCGTATTCTGGCAATAAAAAGTTTTTAAACCAAAATGCAAATTCTTTGTGCCCTGTATTGAGGTTGTTTTCTAAAAGCAACTTTTTGCGGAGATAAGGATTGTTCTTTACATAACCTCTAAAAGTGTCTATTTCTCTACCTGAAGCATTAGAAAGTAGTTTCTCTCCTCTACTATCTCGCTCTTCTTCATACTCCTCTCTCCAACTTTCAATCATGGCAGTTTCTTTTTCTCTTCGCTCTACCTCAGCATTTTTGAAAGCCTCATTTATCTGCTCTTCTTTCTCCTTTAAAATTTGCTTTTCTGTTTTTGTGTTGGCATTACGCTCGATCAAACTCACCAAATAAGCCGATGGATTTTTAACTCTACCTGTTTTATATCCTTTTTTGGTTTCTTCGATCAACTCCATCAAATATTCCGGTTCTCTTCCCTCATCATTCAAATAATAATCTGCCTGTTTCTGACTTAAACCTAATTCTTCAAATGCCAAAATCACATCTTTTATACCCTCCTTGCGCATGGTATTGGATTTGATTTGTTTCGGCAACCTTTTTTTCTTGATAATGAAATCTATCTCAGTAATTTTTCTG includes these proteins:
- a CDS encoding TonB-dependent receptor; translation: MILRSMLLIAVLVGLQRYSYAQTITQQVRGQVVDQTSQAPLPFATVIILQTEPMLGATTDEDGNFVINNVPVGRYNLQASYMGYEPVIIPEVLVTKGKALSLTFKLVENAEMLDEIEVTPRIQKESAINPNAMVSARMLSVEEANRYAGGFDDPARLASSFAGVASNVANNAIVIRGNAPKFLQWKMEGVEIPNPNHFADLAAFGGGGLTALSSNLLANSDFLTGAFPAEYNNALSGVFDIQMRNGNNTDHEHSVQVGAIGIDLSSEGPLSKNKRSSYVVNYRYSTLGLIAPVLPEDAQGTNYQDLAFKLKFPTENAGVFSIWGIGLSDKSGAEPETDSEKWEYYQDKEDQKVNQYMGATGLNHKFFFGSNTSLNSTLAFSTNGIDLKTKRLNDLLEAQDHNLIDNKYYNVTFKSVLNNKVSDRHANKTGITVTGMGYDLLLQEADDAGELNTLVTDKGFSTLLSAYTNSTFFYNQFTVNAGINFQYFTLNQNRTIEPRLGISYEIDEKHKLSLGYGLHSRLERINTYFTKSSDGSSFPNKNLDFTKAHHIVLGYDWNINESLHLKIEPYYQYLFDIPVIADSTFSLLNLQDDWFISDTFVNNGKGRNYGIDFTLEQYMSRGFYFLFTTSLFQSEYKGDTDEWYNTRFNRNYLVNALVGKEYNVGRENQNLFSVNLRLSVQGGDKYSVIDKQQSALQQDVVYDETNPFTQQAKTSVVTHVTVNYKWNKQKSAHELSLKVINANNYKEFLGHRYNLKTQSVEMYREALIVPNVSYKISF
- a CDS encoding LuxR C-terminal-related transcriptional regulator — protein: MEKLNELLREYNQLLENLVFDIESLDYTVFEQQIPFLNQMAKVNNTGLTVFDMNKREHIYASYNLEEIFGYDMNQIEEVGNDYFNSKVHPDDLLILVKRGTDLLRYFITLPEEEVKKFKYQSEYRIQNHQGKYIRIIEQHQVLEMDNFGNMWLSLSVVDVSPNQNNSDEVKGQLINIKTGEVQTISEQNQSTDLSKKLLTEREAEILNLVKEGYLSKEISDNLSISVHTVNTHRQKILKKLSANTSIEAIEFAGRLGLI
- a CDS encoding replication initiation protein; the encoded protein is MDNPEKVGSGSLIVKSNYLVNAEYRLTPIEMKIIYLMAMQVRKGDEDFKTYQLRIKDFQEDLGLKDNHALYERMIEIVKRLMTRVVQIRHDNGNVEQFPFITWSMHKHKEGTIGIIFVPKLKPHMIDLKERFTSFYDYNVLSLRSQYSMRIYELIKQYERIGKRTIAVADLRRMLRLQDKYRSYNMFKKKVIEQAKKDLDKNCDVSFEFTERKQGRKITEIDFIIKKKRLPKQIKSNTMRKEGIKDVILAFEELGLSQKQADYYLNDEGREPEYLMELIEETKKGYKTGRVKNPSAYLVSLIERNANTKTEKQILKEKEEQINEAFKNAEVERREKETAMIESWREEYEEERDSRGEKLLSNASGREIDTFRGYVKNNPYLRKKLLLENNLNTGHKEFAFWFKNFLLPEYESDFIQWIHVNKGFSIVARNGEYHITGKQESLF